Proteins found in one Luteimonas chenhongjianii genomic segment:
- the rlmKL gene encoding bifunctional 23S rRNA (guanine(2069)-N(7))-methyltransferase RlmK/23S rRNA (guanine(2445)-N(2))-methyltransferase RlmL — MKFFASCPKGLEYLLVDELLALGCAHATATTAGANVEGTLHDAQRAVLWSRLASRVLWPIADYACEDEDALYAGARAVDWTAHLDPSMTLAIDPHVSGSAITHARYAAQRVKDAIVDTLREATGARPDVDVEAPDLRLSLVVRKGRAILSVDLGGGPLHRRGWRRAQGEAPLKENLAAAVLMRGGWPALYHEGGALLDPMCGSGTLLIEGALMAADVAPGLSRDGGAATAGRAPSRWLGFDSAHWQTLCDEALARERNGRERLRAVFFGRDLDPHAIHAARENSTAAGLREAIDWQIGDIATLQAPVPPASQEDAALADSVKRGLAVCNPPYDARLAADPALYRTLGNALARAVPEWRASLLCGDAELAHATGLRAKKKYQVFNGAIECSLIVCDPVRPPQRAASEAPEELGEGAKMVANRLRKNLRKFKAWREREGVTCYRVYDADLPEYAAAIDVYIQSEADAGADGTPLWLHIQEYAAPAEIPEAVTRRRFGEVLAAARDVFRIPRERIAVKTRSKGKGGSKYGRFDARHEFLLVDEGRVHLRVNLFDYLDTGLFLDHRPMRLRIAEEAADTRFLNLFGYTGAATVHAAGGGARTTTTVDLSGTYLQWCADNLAANGFGGAKHRLVQADALQWLEAETAQYDLIFCDPPTFSNSARAKDFDIQREHVRLLQAAVARLAPGGVLYFSNNFRRFKLDTEAVGAFAHCEDITAATIAPDFERNPRIHRAWRLTAR; from the coding sequence ATGAAATTTTTCGCCAGTTGCCCCAAGGGGCTCGAATATCTGCTCGTCGACGAGTTGCTCGCACTCGGCTGCGCGCATGCCACCGCCACCACCGCGGGCGCCAATGTCGAGGGCACGCTGCACGATGCCCAGCGCGCGGTGCTGTGGTCGCGCCTGGCCAGTCGCGTGCTGTGGCCGATCGCCGACTACGCCTGCGAGGACGAGGACGCGCTGTATGCCGGCGCCCGCGCGGTCGACTGGACCGCGCATCTCGATCCGTCGATGACGCTGGCGATCGATCCGCATGTCTCGGGCAGCGCCATCACGCATGCGCGCTACGCCGCGCAGCGGGTCAAGGACGCGATCGTCGACACCCTGCGCGAAGCGACCGGAGCGCGGCCGGATGTCGACGTCGAAGCGCCCGACCTGCGCCTGAGCCTGGTGGTGCGCAAGGGGCGCGCGATCCTGTCGGTCGATCTGGGCGGTGGCCCGCTGCACCGCCGTGGCTGGCGTCGTGCGCAGGGCGAAGCGCCATTGAAAGAGAATCTCGCCGCCGCGGTGCTGATGCGCGGCGGCTGGCCGGCCCTCTACCACGAGGGCGGCGCGCTGCTGGACCCGATGTGCGGCAGCGGCACGCTGCTGATCGAAGGCGCGCTGATGGCCGCCGACGTCGCGCCGGGCCTGTCGCGCGATGGCGGTGCGGCGACGGCGGGTCGCGCGCCAAGCCGCTGGCTCGGTTTCGATAGCGCGCACTGGCAGACGCTGTGCGACGAAGCGCTCGCACGCGAGCGCAATGGACGCGAGCGCCTGCGCGCGGTGTTCTTCGGTCGCGACCTCGACCCGCACGCCATCCACGCCGCGCGCGAGAACTCGACGGCCGCCGGCCTGCGCGAGGCGATCGACTGGCAGATCGGCGACATCGCGACGCTGCAGGCGCCCGTGCCGCCTGCTTCGCAGGAAGACGCCGCACTCGCCGACTCGGTGAAGCGCGGTCTCGCCGTCTGCAATCCGCCCTACGACGCGCGCCTGGCGGCGGATCCCGCGCTGTACCGCACGCTCGGCAACGCGCTTGCGCGCGCGGTGCCCGAATGGCGCGCGAGCCTGCTGTGCGGCGATGCCGAGCTCGCGCACGCGACCGGCCTGCGCGCGAAAAAGAAATACCAGGTGTTCAACGGTGCCATCGAGTGCAGCCTGATCGTCTGCGACCCGGTGCGCCCGCCGCAGCGCGCCGCCAGCGAAGCCCCGGAAGAACTGGGCGAAGGCGCGAAGATGGTCGCCAACCGCCTGCGCAAGAACCTGCGCAAGTTCAAGGCCTGGCGCGAGCGCGAAGGCGTCACCTGCTACCGCGTCTACGACGCCGACCTGCCCGAATACGCGGCCGCGATCGATGTCTACATCCAGTCCGAGGCGGACGCCGGCGCAGACGGTACGCCGCTGTGGCTGCACATCCAGGAGTACGCGGCGCCGGCCGAGATTCCGGAAGCGGTGACGCGGCGGCGTTTCGGCGAGGTGCTCGCCGCCGCGCGCGACGTGTTCCGCATCCCGCGCGAACGCATTGCGGTCAAGACGCGTTCGAAGGGCAAGGGAGGCAGCAAGTACGGCCGCTTCGATGCGCGCCACGAGTTCCTGCTGGTCGACGAAGGCCGCGTGCACCTGCGCGTGAACCTGTTCGACTATCTCGATACCGGCCTGTTCCTCGATCATCGCCCGATGCGCCTGCGCATCGCCGAGGAGGCGGCCGATACGCGCTTCCTCAATCTGTTCGGCTACACCGGCGCGGCGACTGTGCACGCGGCCGGTGGCGGCGCGCGCACCACGACCACCGTCGATCTGTCGGGCACCTACCTGCAGTGGTGCGCCGACAACCTCGCCGCAAACGGCTTCGGCGGCGCAAAGCATCGTCTGGTACAGGCGGACGCCCTGCAGTGGCTGGAAGCCGAGACGGCGCAGTACGACCTGATCTTCTGCGACCCGCCGACGTTCTCGAACTCTGCGCGTGCCAAGGACTTCGACATCCAGCGCGAGCACGTGCGCCTGCTCCAGGCCGCGGTCGCGCGCCTAGCGCCCGGCGGCGTGCTGTATTTCTCCAACAACTTCCGCCGCTTCAAGCTCGACACAGAAGCGGTGGGCGCCTTCGCCCACTGCGAGGACATCACCGCGGCCACCATCGCGCCGGACTTCGAACGCAACCCGCGCATCCATCGCGCCTGGCGCCTCACCGCGCGCTGA
- a CDS encoding pirin family protein has translation MTETTAATRIIRHVRGMPASDGAGVKLTRVIGTPELPDLDPFLLLDEFGTDHAEDYLAGFPDHPHRGFETVTYMLDGRMRHRDNHGNEGLLVPGSVQWMTAGRGLVHSEMPEQEAGRMRGFQLWVNLPARDKMTAPKYQEFAPERIPVVAAGEGVSVKVIAGVVDGVEGPIAQPATDPIYLDITLAPGANWRYGLPEGHNAFAYAFEGDVHVGEGEAARTLSSQELAVLGGGARLAVHAGDAGAHLILVAGRPLREPVARHGPFVMNTREELMQAFVDFQQGRF, from the coding sequence ATGACCGAGACCACTGCCGCCACCCGGATCATCCGCCACGTGCGTGGCATGCCCGCCAGCGATGGCGCGGGCGTCAAGCTCACGCGCGTGATCGGCACGCCCGAACTGCCCGATCTCGACCCGTTCCTGTTGCTCGACGAGTTCGGCACCGATCACGCCGAGGATTATCTGGCCGGCTTCCCCGACCATCCGCATCGCGGCTTCGAGACCGTGACCTACATGCTCGACGGACGCATGCGCCATCGCGACAACCACGGCAACGAGGGGCTGCTGGTGCCCGGCAGCGTGCAGTGGATGACGGCGGGGCGGGGGCTGGTGCATTCGGAAATGCCCGAGCAGGAAGCCGGACGCATGCGTGGTTTCCAGCTGTGGGTGAACCTGCCGGCCCGCGACAAGATGACCGCGCCGAAGTACCAGGAATTCGCGCCGGAGCGCATTCCGGTGGTCGCGGCCGGTGAAGGCGTCTCGGTGAAGGTGATCGCCGGTGTGGTCGACGGTGTCGAGGGCCCGATTGCACAGCCGGCAACGGATCCGATCTACCTCGACATCACCCTGGCGCCCGGTGCGAACTGGCGATACGGACTCCCCGAGGGACACAACGCATTCGCCTATGCGTTCGAAGGCGATGTCCATGTGGGCGAGGGCGAGGCGGCACGCACGCTCTCGTCGCAGGAGCTGGCGGTGCTCGGCGGCGGCGCGCGCCTGGCCGTGCACGCCGGCGATGCCGGCGCGCACTTGATCCTGGTTGCGGGTCGGCCGCTGCGCGAACCGGTTGCGCGCCACGGGCCTTTCGTCATGAACACCCGCGAAGAACTCATGCAGGCGTTCGTGGATTTCCAGCAGGGACGCTTCTGA
- a CDS encoding MOSC domain-containing protein produces the protein MRNPPPESALHALMTQFPRAGRVEWIGLRPARDMPVRAVESALAVAGAGLDGDRYIGGSGKRGVTLIQAEHLPAIAALSGHDQVLPETLRRNLVVSGIPLIALKGRRFRIGEVVLEGTSPCDPCSKMEVALGVGGYNAMRGMGGLCARVIDGGTLKLGDTVAWVDA, from the coding sequence ATGAGAAATCCGCCGCCCGAGTCCGCCCTGCACGCCCTGATGACGCAGTTTCCGCGCGCTGGCCGGGTCGAGTGGATCGGTCTGCGTCCCGCCCGCGACATGCCGGTCCGCGCCGTCGAATCGGCGTTGGCGGTGGCCGGCGCCGGCCTCGATGGCGACCGCTATATCGGCGGCAGCGGCAAGCGCGGGGTCACGCTCATCCAGGCCGAGCATCTGCCGGCGATCGCCGCGCTCAGCGGTCACGACCAGGTCCTGCCGGAGACCTTGCGCCGCAATCTCGTGGTTTCGGGCATTCCGCTGATCGCGCTCAAGGGCAGGCGCTTCCGCATCGGTGAGGTCGTCCTCGAAGGCACGTCGCCCTGCGATCCCTGCTCGAAGATGGAAGTGGCGCTCGGCGTCGGCGGCTACAACGCGATGCGGGGCATGGGCGGCCTGTGCGCGCGGGTGATCGACGGCGGCACGTTGAAGCTCGGCGATACGGTCGCGTGGGTGGACGCATGA
- a CDS encoding N-acetylmuramoyl-L-alanine amidase translates to MSAPTSAPRIALQPLPYAGLLAEREVSDITLVVIHCTELPDLATAREYGERVLYDSGTGASGHWYIDRDGSIVEYVPATRVAHHVRGHNAHSVGIELVNRGRFPHWYDSRHQAMDQPYPAPQIGALGELLAHLRATLPALRGIAGHEDLDLERVAASDDPARTVARKRDPGPLFPWQDVLARVPLTRIGA, encoded by the coding sequence ATGTCCGCCCCCACGTCCGCGCCCCGGATCGCGCTTCAACCGCTGCCCTATGCGGGCCTTCTGGCAGAACGCGAGGTGTCCGACATCACCCTCGTGGTCATCCACTGCACCGAGCTTCCGGACCTCGCCACCGCGCGCGAATACGGCGAGCGCGTGCTCTACGACTCGGGCACCGGCGCCAGCGGCCACTGGTACATCGACCGCGACGGCAGCATCGTCGAATACGTGCCCGCGACGCGCGTGGCCCATCACGTGCGCGGGCACAACGCGCACTCGGTCGGCATCGAACTGGTCAACCGGGGGCGGTTCCCGCACTGGTACGACAGCCGGCACCAGGCGATGGACCAGCCCTATCCTGCCCCGCAGATCGGCGCGCTCGGCGAACTGCTGGCGCATCTGCGCGCCACCCTGCCGGCACTGCGCGGGATCGCCGGCCACGAGGATCTGGACCTCGAGCGCGTCGCCGCCAGTGACGATCCGGCGCGGACGGTGGCGCGCAAGCGCGATCCTGGGCCGCTGTTCCCGTGGCAGGACGTGCTGGCGCGCGTGCCGCTGACCCGCATAGGCGCCTGA